A segment of the Prochlorococcus marinus str. MIT 9215 genome:
TAAAATATTTCCTAATTGAAAAATAGCTCTATGGTTATTAGGCTCAATCTTTAATCCTTTTTCTAATGCAATCTTAGCTTTTGCTTGTTGGGAAATTCTTAAGTAAATATTACTTTTAGCAAAATATACTTCGCTGATATTTGAATTGATCTGTTCTGCTTTATTTAGAGAATTTAATGCGTTTTTGTATTGTTCATTAGCTATTTGTGCTTCTGCTAAAATTAACCATAGTTTTTCATCTTTGGAATTTATTTTTACAGCTAATTTGGCTAAGTTAAGACTGTCTTCATATTGTCCAAAATAAAGAAGTTGATGTGCATTTTTGCCTATATCTAAACCTTGCTTTTGTAAATTTTTTTTGGTTGGTAAATAATAATAGGGAACTATTGATTGAACTTTTTCTATTTGAAAAAAGTAAAAGCTGAACAATGAGATTAAGATTATTTTTTTAATGAACTGTCTCATACTCCAATTTCTTTATTCTTTAAATTTGCTTGTATATTTCTTTTCCACATCCATGGTTTAATTCTTTTTAATGTAGTGCCTTGAAGATTTTCTTTCCAAGTTTTATCATCCCAATTAAGTGATTCAATATCAAGATTTTTAATCCAATTTTTCGGTTTGGTTTCAGAATTATTGTTGTATGGTACTGACTTATTCCATGGGCAAACATCTTGACAAATATCACATCCCGCTACCCATCCATCTAAATTTTTTTCTATTATTTTTGGAATAGTTTTATCTCTGCTTTCTATTGTGTGATATGCAATGCATAGATCCGATTTTATTACAAAGGGTTCCACTATTGCTTTTGTGGGACAACTTTCAATACAAATATCACATTTTCCGCAAAGTGATTGATGAGGTTTATCTGGTATTAAATCTTTTGTGAGAATCATAAAACCCAAAGTAAACCAAGAACCATTTTTTTTGCTTATTAAATTACTATTTTTACCTATCCAACCAATTCCTGCTTCTTCGGCCCATGCTTTTTCTAGAAGTGGAGAGGTATCAACACATATTTTCCATCTGCAATCAGGAATTTCTAAGTTGATCCATTTACCAATATTCTTTAGCTTTTTGTGAATCACTTTATGATAATCTTCTCCTTGACCAAATTTAGCTACTTTTAGGAAATTATTGTTATTATTTTGTGAATTAATATAAGCAAATCCAACGCTCAAAACACTTTTTGCATCTTTAAAAAGTAAATCTATATTTCTTCTTTTTTCTGCTTCCATCCATTTCATTTCAGCATGGTGGTTATTTGATAACCATCTTTCTAATGCATTAGTTCTTAATTTTATACGCGAACTTCCAGGTATTGAAGCTATTCCAGCAATTGTAAAACCTTCGAAAATGGCTCTTTCTTTTAATTTTTTACTTATATATTTTTTTTCTTGAATAGTATCAATCATTTCTTATTTTTTTATAGTATTTCTTTTAAAAGTAATTTTTGGGGAATAAACTTATGAAAAAAAGATATATTTAAAAAAAATATATCCTAACTCAGTAAAAACAGTTAAATTATTAGTAAAGTTAATATAGTTAAAAACGTTATTTTGGTTGAATCTAATCAAAATCAAGATTCGAATTTAGGATCTAGGCTTCAACAAGATCTAAAAAATGATCTTATAGCTGGGTTGTTAGTTGTAATACCCTTAGCTACAACAATCTGGCTTTCATCATTAGTTAGTAAATTTGTTTTAACCTTAGTTACATCAGTTCCAAAGCAGTTAAATCCTTTTATTACTTTAAATCCTTTATTACAAGATTTAATTAATCTTACCTTAGGTTTAACTGTTCCTTTATTAGCTATTTTGCTGATAGGCTTGATGGCGAGAAATTTCGTAGGAAGATGGTTATTAGAATTTGGAGAGGGAACTTTATCAAAAATTCCAGTAGCTGGAGCGGTTTATAAAACTCTTAAACAATTGCTAGAAACTTTTTTAAGTAATAAATCCAATAGATTTAGAAGAGTAGTTTTAGTAGAATATCCTCGTGAGGGACTATATAGTGTAGGCTTTGTAACTGGAGATGTGGGACCTTCTCTGCAGCCAGACTTGGAAGAAAAGTTGCTTAGTATTTTTATACCTACAGCACCAAATCCAACTACTGGGTGGTACACACTAGTGCCGGAGTCTTCTGTTAAGGATTTGGATATTTCAGTAGAAGATGCTTTTAGAACAATAATTTCAGCTGGGATAGTTAATCCAGACGAGAAAAATAACACCACAAATCCAACATTTTCAAAATTGTTTTCTCAATTGCGAGCTTCCACTAATACTTCTTCATAATTGATGCATAATAGATCCCTTTCTAGAGAATTATCTTTAATTTCTCTCGGCCTCATAAAAGATAAAGGTGATTTTAAATTAAATAAATTTCAGATAGAAGAAATTTTTGAATCAGCTTTGGATTCTCTTATCAACCATTGCAGAGATGAATTAGATAATTGCCAATCCGAGTTAGAAAATGCTTCACAAAAAATATTAGATAGTGAATTGCATGAAGGTGTTGATTCCTCTTATTCAAATGTTCGAGATGAGTTAAAAAAATCTCTGACAAAAATTGAAACTGTAATGAATACACTCTCATTAACTTTAGACTTTCCAAAACTGATTGTTTCTAGTGGTCAAATTGATATTAGAGAGGATGTTAATCAAAGGATTTGTAATATAATAAATAATCTTAAAAGTATTGATTCTGATATCGATCAAGTAATGGATGGCTGGAGATTAAAAAGATTACCAAGAATTGATAGGGATATTCTGCGTTTAGCGTATGTTGATATTAATTTTTTGAATACACCTATTGCTGTTGCTTGTGATGAGGCGGTTAACTTAGCTAATAAATATAGCGATTTACAGGGAAGAAGATTTATTAATGGGGTTTTAAGGAGATTACAAACAATTAAATTGTCATAATTATTTGATATAAAATAAGTAGTAATTTAAAAATTTTAATTACGAATCATAAATAATAATGACTAATACTGATCCCAATAATTCTCGTGAGTGGGCTGCACAAGCTTATGCACTCTTAAAAAAACGTCAGGAAGATCAAAAGCAAGAATTAGAGAGACAGGAAGATCAAAAGCAAGAATTAGAGAGACAGGAAGATCAAAAGCAAGAATTGATTGATATCACTAGGAAAAAAAATATTTCTGGGGAGTCTAAAACTATTCCTGAACCTAAATTAGGAGAATTCGATGATAATTTTACTTGGTCTGCAATGGTATTAGCTGCTCAAGGAAAACAAATAAATCAGATATCGATCGATGAAATTGATTGGTTAACTAAATTACGTAGAGGACTAGAAGAGACCCGAAAAGGATTTGTTAC
Coding sequences within it:
- the queG gene encoding tRNA epoxyqueuosine(34) reductase QueG produces the protein MIDTIQEKKYISKKLKERAIFEGFTIAGIASIPGSSRIKLRTNALERWLSNNHHAEMKWMEAEKRRNIDLLFKDAKSVLSVGFAYINSQNNNNNFLKVAKFGQGEDYHKVIHKKLKNIGKWINLEIPDCRWKICVDTSPLLEKAWAEEAGIGWIGKNSNLISKKNGSWFTLGFMILTKDLIPDKPHQSLCGKCDICIESCPTKAIVEPFVIKSDLCIAYHTIESRDKTIPKIIEKNLDGWVAGCDICQDVCPWNKSVPYNNNSETKPKNWIKNLDIESLNWDDKTWKENLQGTTLKRIKPWMWKRNIQANLKNKEIGV
- a CDS encoding DUF502 domain-containing protein translates to MVESNQNQDSNLGSRLQQDLKNDLIAGLLVVIPLATTIWLSSLVSKFVLTLVTSVPKQLNPFITLNPLLQDLINLTLGLTVPLLAILLIGLMARNFVGRWLLEFGEGTLSKIPVAGAVYKTLKQLLETFLSNKSNRFRRVVLVEYPREGLYSVGFVTGDVGPSLQPDLEEKLLSIFIPTAPNPTTGWYTLVPESSVKDLDISVEDAFRTIISAGIVNPDEKNNTTNPTFSKLFSQLRASTNTSS
- a CDS encoding tetratricopeptide repeat protein, which translates into the protein MRQFIKKIILISLFSFYFFQIEKVQSIVPYYYLPTKKNLQKQGLDIGKNAHQLLYFGQYEDSLNLAKLAVKINSKDEKLWLILAEAQIANEQYKNALNSLNKAEQINSNISEVYFAKSNIYLRISQQAKAKIALEKGLKIEPNNHRAIFQLGNILLMEKNYLRAIKLFERSIKIKPDFWQAINNQGLAYFEKNNVNLSIKLFESAISIQENAEPLLGLASCIRINNTKLAIHLAKKALAKDPKYVNYDYRKEQLWGDKLQASTEILLQNEQLKQDVKLAKSKIIESS
- the nusB gene encoding transcription antitermination factor NusB, which translates into the protein MHNRSLSRELSLISLGLIKDKGDFKLNKFQIEEIFESALDSLINHCRDELDNCQSELENASQKILDSELHEGVDSSYSNVRDELKKSLTKIETVMNTLSLTLDFPKLIVSSGQIDIREDVNQRICNIINNLKSIDSDIDQVMDGWRLKRLPRIDRDILRLAYVDINFLNTPIAVACDEAVNLANKYSDLQGRRFINGVLRRLQTIKLS